The genomic window CACTCTTGTCCAAATTAGCGCTGCCGTACCGAGTCCCGCTGGGTAATGAAGAAGGCTGAGTCTCTGATAAGTTGAGTTTTCCCAAAGCCAACAAGTCAGAGGAGGACTCAGCCTTGAGCAAAGTATGCAGCATTTTCTCGCAGATTTTGCAGCTCATTTCACGAACCGGTTTTGAGGCGGCGGTGCGCCAGCACAAGGCGGAACGGCATGCACGCGGGTTCAGCAGTTGGGGGCAGTTTGTCGCCATGCTGTTCTGCCAACTGGGCGCGGCCAAGTCGCTGCGCGAGATTTGCGGCGGGCTGGCCGCCAGCGAAGGAAAGTTGCGGCATTTGGGCTTGCCGCAGGCGCCTCCGCGCTCCACGCTGGCCTATGCCAACGAGCACCGGCCCTGGGAGCTGTACCAGGACGTGTTCCACCAACTATTAACCCAATGCCAAGCGCTCGCCGTGCAGCAATCCGGCGGGCGGCGCAAATTCCGCTTCAAGCACAAGCTGATCAGTCTGGACGCCACCGTGATCGACCTGTGCGCCAGCGTCTTCGACTGGGCGCGCTTCTGCCGCACCAAAGGAGCGGTCAAGTTGCACCTGCTGCTGGACCACGAAGGCTTTCTGCCCTGCTACGCGGTGATCACCGACCGAACCAGGAGATCAGCGGCGGTCGTCAGAACTTTCGTCGGAATGCAGCCGACATTCAGGCAGGTGCCGCCGATGCGTTCTCTCTCGATCAAGACGACGCGTGCTCCACGCTGGGCAGCGACCAAGGCCGCGACATAACCAGCGGGTCCACCGCCAACAATGGCGACATCAGCGACTTCGCGTGTGTTTGGCATGATCGATCAGCGCCGCGTCGCTGGCTCCTCGGCCTTCATAGCTGCAGTCGCTAGCCAACTGACAATCTCGGCAACCTGAGGTATGCGGCCGGCGGATTTGATCTCACCGTTGATCACCACGCCAGGTGTCGCCAGAATCCTATAGGCCATAATCTCCCTGATGTCCTCCACCTTTGAGATCGTGGCGGGAGCGCCAAGCTGGGTTACTGCTTTTT from Terriglobia bacterium includes these protein-coding regions:
- a CDS encoding FAD-dependent oxidoreductase, with protein sequence MPNTREVADVAIVGGGPAGYVAALVAAQRGARVVLIERERIGGTCLNVGCIPTKVLTTAADLLVRSVITA
- a CDS encoding thioredoxin family protein, coding for MRLQLFHLRHAGRKGEIKVNIEIKVLGPGCANCKRLYAEAEKAVTQLGAPATISKVEDIREIMAYRILATPGVVINGEIKSAGRIPQVAEIVSWLATAAMKAEEPATRR